From the Cucumis sativus cultivar 9930 chromosome 5, Cucumber_9930_V3, whole genome shotgun sequence genome, the window taaatttctctcgtaaccattaattttaatgaatccaattcacatttgAACTCATTGAAATGATTTATCtcttctaaattaattttgaatcatagccaaaattaaatttatgattaaaatataaactttatattataatgtatcactatacattatattaaattccaaagtaaatttgaacatttcaaattacaaccaatataaataaatctcattatccTTTACGAGCTATGAAGGAGACCTAATGAACCTACAAATCAGAAACTgcaacgatatgagattaattgactaaactcattaactaCATTcatcaatattcgttaactatTTGTACACatcactaaagactcacatttgaactctttttactgtagatatatttttgtgtccatgaatatagaccaataacagtaagttagtccttcagGAGTGTTCGTAATACCCGTTGGGTCAAATTACCATGTTACCCTTGGGTTACctctagtccttaaatactaacacttctctaatgaacaacttgtttatggtcaaaccaataaatagaaactCCTCTCATaccatagagagggtaggacCCTTTGCTCAAGTCCCAAAGTCatcatttaagggaacactcatctacttaccctaaagtcggaaatgagtgaattccatcttgtgtaattatgtttccagctccccactcagtcttgtctccaaaatgataagcatattgagtcgaCAATCTGAccactctcacccgtacaaatcaaaggacaaacCCTCGTGAACaaaagttcataatacactcaggattaagactaagttacctaggtcattctaatgaaataaaaacctaactagttaatgaagttacatctagtggttatcATTTTGTAGTATGATCTtttgcaaactcattgcataagATATAGTCACTCACATGTCATCTACACAAACACTTTGGATTAttgcatttgtatcaaatacaaaatgagtTGTATCTATAGTGTTACCAAAATAAAGTACCCagccttatccctatactatagaccctttaagctgatctcgaacattgatccatATATGTTTCTACatattgttcaagactcatcaaacaacttacgATTtcagtttattggatttgggttattaagacaaaactaataatataaccaataacatttattgaaattacaataataacactttattaataaaataacggtcaatgaattatatttacaatctacgagttttaggacataaatcctaacaaaaatttaaccaGTACACGTAAATTATAGTGTATTTCTATGTACTGAccaattgtaattttttcaaaaaagaaaattacagtGTATTTGTGATTAAGTATACCTAGATTGTTTCAGATCAGTATATTCAAGAATACTAACAACATGGCATATGAGGCCTCCAGAGTACCCTTAATGGAATTCAAATAAGACatgaaaagatttgaaaacGGGAAAAGTCTATCTTGAATATATTCTACAAATCCTTGAAACgaagatgaaaatggaacACATACCTCAACAACGCGATAGTCGAGATACTGAAAAGATTCTATCCATCTACCATCCAAAATAGTCTTTACTTATTGTAAAACTATAGCAAAAAGTTGTTTGTTGTAATTGTACTATTGTCTTCGAAAACTAATACTAAAGGATGTACTGTAAAGATTGTAATTAATCGacaaaaaatgttaaacaaataacataaagtttacaaattttaaaaatacacatttttcaGAATTTAGAATCTTAAAAGCAAATAACATGAAtactaatatttcaaaataatataaacataacatattttttaaatatttttcaaaaatagatataaataacatatattttttaattttaaattttaaaataatgaacgTAATGCATCtagattttaatatatattatttatttatttttaaaaatagagtaattataatttatgatcattttaagaataataattaaggatataacaacatttaaaaaaattgcaaatatagcaaaaccaTCGctaatagacttgtatcactcaacatttgtatgatctatgaatgatagaccaatatttacaacaagatttatcattgatagaatttaccaaattttgatatatttacaatttttttaaaatgttgatatatatttaattattttacatttaatggctaaatttgtaactaccccttaaaaatatatataaatgtcacctaaaaataattttttaaaataaaaagaataaaaaatattagtaaatGTAAGTTACACTGATTTTAAAGAATCTagactaaaatataatttcaaaatgttattaaaaaatatatattatgtattatttaattataattactgaTGTTaataaatggtttaaaatataaaaaaccgaaaattatattaattctcGTAGACATATTTACCATTATTATAAGAGGAAGTTGTTGTAAGAttgtttgtaaaataatatgtccttTGAATCGATGAATTATCGGTAGATTCaagattaatataattaaataaatagatgcACTagcttttgctatttttcttattattgtcaccttttgtcatttttttcaattttgctGTTTCACGTTTATCTCCCTATTATATTACAAATCAATTCCATTGTGAGCAAACAGAAatactttccttttttctttttaaatcaactttttcttttttcaaaaggtgtaaaaatatattttggaaGATCTTTGGTGAAGTTGTAAAATCTTACATATTGACCTACTTTTATTacttatcaattttttaataagttgAGAATTAGATAAGATATACAAATTTCCATGactatattaatataaataaaacgaaagaaagaaagaaagaaagaaagaaaaagcattTAAGCTATCATGTTTCTTGAATAAATCCTTTGAGAAGTTATGGGAATTCAAAGGAGAGGTCGAAGTTCTCCGGTGAGGAGTGCAAATTGTCGGTGGTTGGAGAGAATAGGTTTGGTCATGAGGGCTTCTAACATTGATGACAAATCATTAGAAGGAGTTGATCCATCTTGCTTGCCGCCCGATCCCATCATTGCCTGAACAATTTGTAGGGGATCCCCATGGCTTACCACTAAGATTGCACACCTGCATTATCCTTATCCTTGTTATGATATGAATTTCAAACAACGTTCAACAATACTTCATCTATAATAAAGCTTGTAAAAGAATACCCTTGAAATAGTGACTCAATTTCAAGAATTGCTTTGGCAAGCCTTGAAGCAACATCTTCAACGCTTTCTCCACCTTCAGGCCGCTTGAATGCATCCTCCTCATCAAGTGCCCAGATTTCTTCATACTTTTACATGATCCAACACACACAAAATCAACACCACCACTCTTTTATCACCAACTCCAAACACAACACAACACAACCCATTAAAAACTTTTGCTTACTTTCTCTATTCATTCAACcttcaaattcatttcatGTAACTTAATAACACATTTAAGTCGGAACAAATAACGGCTATCTTACTTTGTCATGAGACAAGAGCTCAAATGAAGGACCAAAGTAGCGTTCCCTCAGATTCTCTATCATCTGCAAATCAAAGTTTTATGATTGGATTGGTATTAGGGGTTATTAGAGTATTAAGGGCATAATAACAATAAGATAGTTATATTTATTGGTTTATACAGGCATTGGGGAATGGAGAAGATAAGCAATATTTGGTACATGAACTAGCTTGAGAGTGATCTTAAGATAGGCTTGAGTGTGATCTCAAGAAGGGTTCTTGAGGGTCCAAGTACCTCAAATCAATTGGTTTATTGTGTATTTCtgttattttttagatttaatataTCTGGgttttatcaatttatcttGTAATAATAAGAAGACATTGAATCCGAAATTTGACTCAACCAATACTATTTAAAGAAACACAAATgaaatatgacagttattttaCCTTACACTGGGGACCTTCAAATGGAAGATTCAGTACAGATGCAGCAACTTTAGCCGTATGAATTGTTCTAGAGAATGGCGAATAGCAAATACGAACATTTTCGAGCAATATAGAATTTTCCTTCAATTCCTGCACTTGTAATATTGCTTTGATCCATCATTATTTTCCTTATCAACAGTGACcaagaatgataaaaaaagacCAATTGAGATTGACTCGACATTGATAGAGATGATAGTGTTAGGTACTCAAGCACCTTGAAGAACCATAcccaaaagttaattattggGGTGGGAGAGCCAAGCCATTTAAGAGAAATCATCCCATATTACCTTGGATCCTACCATATAGTTCATAAAGCATACAATTATAAACAAGTCACATAATTAAATAGCCAAATAAGTTTTGATTGGATTGTGTTAATTATCATGATCATGAAGGCCAAAACCCCCATGTTATTCACTAATCAGTATTAAACATAATGTGGCTGCTACCTAAAGAGAACAAGGGGCTTCATGAGTTATACTgaaagcaaaaacaaattaaacctATCTGTTGCAgttatataaagaataaacaaattaaaccaatGTCAATGTGTCCCGACTCGCAATTCTACAgcatacaaatataaaaatttccCTTATTTCCTTGAAATGGTTAGACAATCTTACTCTCCTTGTCTAGCTCAGCAGAAAAAAATCAGTAAAACCACACTGTTGACAgaagtttcttgtttttgttcttaaaattGTTTCCACGAAGTGTGATTGAATGATCTTTAAAACGTAGTATTACCAGACATACTAAAATCGATATTTACAAACTCAACAAGCGTTTCAGAAGCAAAGCTATcacatttttacttttgggaagaaaaaacaagggTCATGAATTAGAATTGTGTAGAATAGAActggaaaacaaaaactacttTATTTGCTTTTGACAAGCTAGGATACTTTcactctttctacaacatatTAACTTTGAAGTTAATTTGAGCTAAGCTAAGCCATCAATTAACATCCGAAAAGTCATTTTGTTCCATTTTCTACCCTTACAAATACAGTTTACACATAACCAACTTTGTCTAATCGCTCATTTGCACAATCTAAGGACTACTACGTACAGAAATACAGCCTGAAGAAACACAGATTAAGGAGAAAAATAGAACACCTTTAAGAATTGTACTCCAGCCAACCGTGCCTGTTCAACACCCTCAGGGGCAAGTTGATACTCCGGAAGGATACCATTTTCCTACAGCAGAATCAAACTCAGTCAATTACCTATTCTTCACTCTTCTTCTCAATCTAACTGACAAGCAAAACCTACATAAACATGTCTTATCACAGGCACATACCCTTAACAAACAGACATCCAAGCAAACTCACCACGATATGAAGCCTAAAATCAGCATTCACGCACAGCCCAATTCATTTCCAAAACACAATTCggttgaaaggaaaagaagaacatAAGAGAAGCAGCAAAACAATCCTCAACCACAGCCATATCAAAAACCCATTTTTcagaagaataaaagaaacttcGGAATCGGAGAAAAATTCTCCACACCCAAATTAAAATCAGACAAGTCAAATTCCCCACACCCTTAAAAAGAACTTTTTAAGACAAGAATCCAGTAAAACGCCAATTTCTTACAATCCAAACAACAAACAGAGAATAAAGCAAGTgaatagaaagtaaaaaaaaaagggtcaTAGTCACAAACTGTAGAGGACACAATGAGGCCCTTCTCATTTGGGATGCTCTTGCCATGCCTGAGAATCCAGTATCGGTTGCGCAGAAACGACGCCGTTGCCATCCCCTGAACCTGAACTCCCCTCTCTGCTTCTCTCTCCGGTATTTGTAATACTTTCCATGAATTCGATGCAACACTAACATCATTTGGAAAGTTATTGTACATTTTAGCCAATGGAAAACTTCCACGTTTACATAGGGGTCAAAGTACCAAGTCATTATGATGACGTGGCAAACATGTATTGGTTGTtaagataaaataaacaacaagCGGCCGTATAGAAGAAGTATACATTCAGATATCTCCTTCTCCCTTCGACCCACCGTCGCATTTCGAGAACTCTGCTTCGGCGAATTGAAAGAACGAATCCTCCAAAAGCTCGAAGCTTCCGATTTCTCTCATCTGGACAACAAAAGGGACTGAATTTTACTGTTGTACGAATCGCGATGGCTTTGAACCTTCGCCAGAAGCAAACAGGTGATTTCTCTTTGTTTCTCTCTAGATCCCAGTTTTGAGCAGTGCcggaaatgaaatttgatgcTGCATTGGTGTTTTCAAACTGGAATTTGATTTAAACTTCTTGCGATTGCAGAATGTATAATTCGAATGTTGAATTTGAACCAGCCGGTAAACTCAACTTCGGCCGGGAACGAAGAAGAGGTTTACAAGATCTTGATCTTCGACAGATTTTGCCAGAACATACTATCCCCTTTGATTCACGTCAAGGATCTTCGCAAACATGGGATCACTCTTTACTTTCTCATCGACAAGGATCGAAAACCTGTTCACGATGTGCCCGCCGTCTATTTCGTCCAACCGACTAAGATCAACATAGATAGAATTGTTGCTGATGCTTCTCGTCTTCTCTACGATAGCTTTTACTTaaacttctcttcttctattcCTCGTCCTCTTCTTGAGGATCTCGCATCTGGGACGCTGAATTCGGATTCGGTACAACGAATCTCGAAGGTTCATGACCAGTATCTGGAGTTTGTTACATTGGAAGATAACTTGTTTTCATTAGCACAGAAGAGTATATATCTCCAATTGAACGATCCCTCTGCTGGAGATCGTGAAATCGAGGAGATTATAGAGAGAATCGTGAGTGGGTTGTTTAGTGTTTTGGCTACGCTTGCTGTAGTGCCTGTCATTCGATGCCAACGAGGAGGACCCGCGGAAATGGTTGCCTCGGCATTGGATCAGAGGTTGAGAGATCATTTGTTGTCGAAGAACAATTTGTTTACAGAGGGTGGAGGATTTGCTAGCTCCTTCCAGCGTCCCATTTTGTGTCTGTTTGATCGAAATTTTGAGTTATCTGTAGGAATACAGCATGATTTTAGGTACAGACCTTTAGTTCATGATGTTCTAGGATTGAAGTTGAATAGATTGAATGTGCAGGGTGAAAAGGGTGGGATGAAATCATATGAATTAGATAGTTCAGACCCATTTTGGGTGGGAAACGGATCTTTGGAGTTTCCAGAAGTTGCAGTGGAGATTGAGACTCAGTTGAATAAGTATAAAAAGGATGTTGATGAGGTGAATAGAAGAACTGGTGGTACTGATGGAGCGGAGTTCGATGGAACAGATTTGATTGGGAACACAAAGCATTTGATGAATGCAGTGAACTCATTGCCAGAATTGACTGAAAGGAAGCAAGTTATTGATAAGCATACAAACATTGCTACAGTATTATTGGGTGAGATCAAGGAGAGGTCACTTGATTCATATGCTAAAAAGGAGAATGACATGATGGCCAGAGGAGGGATCGATAGAAACGAACTCCTGAGTGTACTCAAAGGGAAGGGTACTAAAACGGATAAGCTCCGATTTGCTGTTATATATCTCATCTCTTCTGAAACTTTAAATCCATCTGAAGTTGAAGCTGTGGAAGCTGCTCTGAGGGAATCAGAGGTTGATACCAGTGCATTTCAATATGTCAAGAAGATCAAGTCATTAAATGCCTCATTCTCATCAGCAAATTCAGCTAGCAGAAGCAACCTTGTGGATTGGGCTGAAAAGCTATATGGACAGTCAATAAGTGCAGTGACTGCTGGtgttaaaaatcttttatctaGTGATAGGCAGCTTGCACTGACTAGGACGGTTGAGGGGCTGATGGATGGAAGACCGAACCCTGAAATTGATACTTTTCTCACATTTGACCCACGTGCTCCAAAGTCGAGTTCTGGAACAAGTAGTAGCCATTTGAAAGGACCATTTAAGGAAGCCATTGTGTTCATGATTGGAGGGGGTAACTATGTCGAG encodes:
- the LOC116403874 gene encoding SEC1 family transport protein SLY1-like, producing MALNLRQKQTECIIRMLNLNQPVNSTSAGNEEEVYKILIFDRFCQNILSPLIHVKDLRKHGITLYFLIDKDRKPVHDVPAVYFVQPTKINIDRIVADASRLLYDSFYLNFSSSIPRPLLEDLASGTLNSDSVQRISKVHDQYLEFVTLEDNLFSLAQKSIYLQLNDPSAGDREIEEIIERIVSGLFSVLATLAVVPVIRCQRGGPAEMVASALDQRLRDHLLSKNNLFTEGGGFASSFQRPILCLFDRNFELSVGIQHDFRYRPLVHDVLGLKLNRLNVQGEKGGMKSYELDSSDPFWVGNGSLEFPEVAVEIETQLNKYKKDVDEVNRRTGGTDGAEFDGTDLIGNTKHLMNAVNSLPELTERKQVIDKHTNIATVLLGEIKERSLDSYAKKENDMMARGGIDRNELLSVLKGKGTKTDKLRFAVIYLISSETLNPSEVEAVEAALRESEVDTSAFQYVKKIKSLNASFSSANSASRSNLVDWAEKLYGQSISAVTAGVKNLLSSDRQLALTRTVEGLMDGRPNPEIDTFLTFDPRAPKSSSGTSSSHLKGPFKEAIVFMIGGGNYVEYGSLQELSMNQQPIKHIIYGSTEILTGVEFVEQLSLLGQKMGFGNVAAPPPPPGR
- the LOC116403875 gene encoding uncharacterized protein LOC116403875, with the translated sequence MYNNFPNDVSVASNSWKVLQIPEREAERGVQVQGMATASFLRNRYWILRHGKSIPNEKGLIVSSTENGILPEYQLAPEGVEQARLAGVQFLKELKENSILLENVRICYSPFSRTIHTAKVAASVLNLPFEGPQCKMIENLRERYFGPSFELLSHDKYEEIWALDEEDAFKRPEGGESVEDVASRLAKAILEIESLFQGCAILVVSHGDPLQIVQAMMGSGGKQDGSTPSNDLSSMLEALMTKPILSNHRQFALLTGELRPLL